The genomic DNA AAAGGTGAATATGAAGGTTGGTATTGTGTACCTTGTGAAACGTATTACACAGAAGGTCAATTGGAAAATGGTAATTGCCCAGATTGTGGACGTTCCGTTAAAAAAGTGAAGGAAGAATCGTATTTCTTTAATATGAAGAAGTATGCGGATCGCTTGCTGAAGTATTATGAGGACCATCCGAAGTTCATCGAACCGGAATCACGTAAAAATGAGATGATTAACAACTTCATTAAACCAGGTTTAGAAGACTTATCCGTTTCTCGTATGTCATTCGATTGGGGCATTAAAGTACCGGGAGATCCCAAGCATGTTATCTATGTATGGGTTGATGCGTTGACGAATTATATTACGACACTTGGTTATCAATCGAATGATGATTCGTTATTCAATAAATATTGGCCTGCTGACGTGCAAGTTGTTGGAAAGGATATCGTTCGCTTCCATACCATTTACTGGCCAATTTTCTTAATGGCACTTGATTTGCCATTACCGAAAAAAGTGTTTGCACATGGCTTTATCATGATGAAAGACGGCAAAATGTCGAAATCAAAAGGGAATGTCGTTTATCCTGAGATGTTGGTGGAGCGATATGGTTTGGATGCGACACGTTACTTCCTTCTTCGTGAGTTACCATTTGGACAGGATGGGGTATTCTCACCAGAATCCTTCATTGAACGCACGAATTATGATCTTGCCAATGATCTAGGTAACCTGTTGAATCGGACAGTATCGATGATTAATAAATACTTTGATGGCAATATCCCGACGGAAGGGCTTGTCGCGACAGAATTCGATGCAAGTTTGACGGATTTTATCACCGAAACGGTGAATAAATATGAAACATCAATGGAGAATATGCAATTTAGTATCGTTCTTTCTGAACTTTGGGCGCTCGTATCGCGTACAAATAAATACATTGATGAAACATCTCCATGGGTTTTGGCGAAAGAAGAAGCAGACAGAGGGAAATTGGCATCTGTTATGGCGCATCTTGCCTCTTCACTGCGTCATATCGCTGTCCTGTTGCAGCCGTTCATGACGAAATCACCGAAAGAAATCGTTTCACAGCTCGGTCTAGACGAATCGACACTTGCGTGGGAAACATTGGGCCAATTCGATGTGATTCCAGCGGGTACAAAAGTGGTAGAAAAAGGAGTACCGATCTTCCCACGCCTTGATCCGGATGTTGAAATTGTGTACATTCGTGACCAAATGTCCATTACAGCACCTGCTCAAAATGAGCCTGTTGCGCAGCAGCCGGAAGAGAAGACAGAAGAAGCACCAGAATTGTCGATTGATGAATTTATGAAAGTAGATCTTCGCGTTGCGACAGTTATTGCATGCGAGAAAATGCCGAAAGCGGACAAGTTGCTCAAGCTTCAACTAGATCTTGGCTATGAAAAGCGTCAAGTTGTATCGGGAATTGCGGAACACTACGAGCCGGCATCACTTATTGGCGAAAAAGTCATTGTGGTAGCAAACTTGAAACCTGTAAAATTACGTGGAGAGCTTTCTCAAGGTATGATTTTAGCTGGAAAATCCAATGGTGTACTGAAATTAGCTTCAGTGGATGCAACATTGGAAAACGGCGCACAAGTAAAATAAGAAAAGCGTAAGCGCAGATTACACAAAAATGGAATAAAAACGGCGTCCCTCATGGAAACGCCGTTTTTCTAATTCGAGTAAAAGAAATGAATGTAATAAACTTGTAATCAATGTGTGATAAAAGAAACAATTCTATCGAATACAATAAAAACATTGTGAGGCGAAAAGCGATGTATATAGATACACATGTCCACTTAAATGCAGATCAATACGAAGCAGATGTAGCAGAAGTAATCGAACGTGCTTTGGAAGCTGGGGTCGAAAAGATGGTCGTCGTGGGATTTGATCGTAAGACCATTAATAAGGCGATGGAGCTAACGGAGCAATATCCATTTATCTATGCTGTCGTCGGTTGGCATCCCGTTGATGCCATTGATTGTACAGAAGAAGATTTGAACTGGATTGAATCGCTCGCCGCACATCCAAAAGTTGTAGGCATAGGCGAAACGGGTTTGGATTATTATTGGGATAAATCACCGAAAGATGTCCAGCAACAGCTGTTTAGAAAACAAATTCGCTTGGCACAAAAAGTAGGACTCCCTATTATTATCCATAATCGAGATGCAACCGCAGATGTCGTTCGGATTTTACAGGAAGAACAAGCTGAAAAAACAGGGGGGATTATGCACTGCTTCGGAGGAAGTGTTGAAACAGCAAAAGAGTGTATTCGAATGGATTTTTCAATTTCACTCGGAGGACCTGTGACGTTTAAAAATGCAAAAACACCAAAAGAAGTTGCGACTGAAATTTCTCTTGATCATTTGCTAATTGAAACGGATGCACCCTACCTTGCACCACACCCGTATCGAGGCAAAAGAAATGAGCCAGCGTTAGTGACACTTGTAGCTGAAGAAATAGCGCGATTGAAGGGTTTATCTGTAGAAGAAGTTGCGGCAAGGACGAGCGAAAACGCATTAAAACGATTCAATATTCATGAATGAAATTCCTAAAATAGCGCTGTACTTTGAAGATTGAAAGTTACCTAATTTTCCCGCGTGTAAAATCTCAAAGGGTTGACACGCGGAAAAGTAACCTTTATAATCAGCCGAGTGATAAAGGAGGAGTTTTTTTCATGTCAAAAAGCACCATGGAAAACCTGTTCTTTAAGTCATTGAGGAGTAAACAAATAGCTGTTACCGTCTTAGCACTTACACTATTTGTTACTATTATGTCGCTTGTCCTATACGAAGGGACGAAGAAATCGGTCGCATTAAACGTGAACGGTGAAGAATTAAACATCAAGACACATGCACATACAGTTGGTAATCTTCTTGCAGAACAAGAGATTGAAGTTGCCGAGCACGATCTCGTTACACCCTCAGTGAATACACCTATCGAAGACGGACTATCGGTCAGGTGGGAACAGTCAAAACAAGTTGCAATAACCGTTGATCAGGAAAATACGTCCATTTGGACAACGGAAAGAACAGTAAGCGATGTGTTGGCTCAAGCTGGCATTGAAGTTACTGAGCATGACGAAGTAGTTCCTGGGTTACAACAACAACTTGGAGAAGACAATAGCATTGCCGTTCAAAAGGCGTTTGAATTGACGTTGGATGACGGAGGAAATGAAACGAAAGTTTGGTCAACTTCGACTACGGTCGCTGACTTTTTAAAGAGAGAGAACATTCTATTGGATGATGACGATAGATTGGAAGGGCAAATGGCAGATGTCGTTATGCCAAATTCAGTCATAAAGGTCGTACGAGTGGAAAAGGTCACCGATGTAGTGGAAGAACCGGCGAACTTTACTGTTGAAACACGCAACGATCCCGCTTTACTGAAAGGACGCGAAAAAGTCGTTCAAGAAGGAAAGAAAGGAACGGTTTCACGAAAGTTCGAAATCGTAAAAGAAAATGGCACGGAAGTTTCACGTACGCTGTTAGAAGAGAAAACGATCACAGAACCGCAAAAGAAGATTGTTTCAGTCGGTTCTAAAGTTGTCGTTGCGAGCAACAATTCTACTAACGTAAGTGTTTCACGTGATAATTCGTCTGCACCTGCAGGCGGTAAAGAATTTTACGTAACAGCTACGGCTTATACGGCTTATTGTAATGGTTGTTCAGGCATCACTGCCGCGGGTATTGATATCCGTTCAAATCCCAACATTAAAGTCATTGCGGTTGATCCCAAAGTGATTCCGCTCGGCTCGAAAGTATGGGTTGAAGGTTATGGTTATGCAATTGCAGGAGATACAGGTGGCGCAATCAAAGGGATGAAGATCGATTTGCTTTACCCTACAAAAGAAGCAGCTTATAAGTTTGGTAGACGTCAAGTAAAAATTAAAGTGATTAATTAATAGAAATCCGCGGGACTGTAATTGGTCCTGCGGATTATTGCGTTTTAACAGGTTTTTAGGAGCAACCTTTCTGTACAACGCTCCGGTGGCGGAGTAGAATTGAGGAAAGTATCGAACAGGAAAGAGGACTTTCGTGAATATAAAAGAAATTATTGTTGTTGAAGGAAAATCGGATACGATTGCCGTACGACGAGCAACAGGTGCTGATACGATTGAAACGAACGGCTCTGCAATCGATGATAAGACACTTGAGCGTATACAGCATGCGCAGGAGACGCGAGGCGTGATTGTTTTCACAGACCCTGATTATCCAGGTAGAAGAATTCGGGCTATTATCGAGGAGCGTATCCCTGAGGTGAAGCATGCTTTTCTCAAGAAGTCGCAAACGATTGCTAAAAATGGTCAAGGACTTGGCATCGAGCATGCCAAGGATGAGGATATACGGGAGGCGCTGCAGTCTGTGTATACGGTCGATACACTGTCTGTCGTAGAGATTCCTTTAGCGGACTTGATGATGGCGAGGTTAATTGGGCATCCTGATGCCAAGAGACGGCGTGAGCGTCTAAGCGAGTTGTTACAAATTGGTCAAGTGAATGGCAAAGGGCTAAAGAAGCGGCTTGAAATGTTTCGCATTAGCCATCAACAATTAGGAGACGTATTGAAAGTTCTCGACGAGGAGGAAAATTAATGAATAAAGATATCGCGACTCCGGTCAGGACGAAAGAGATTCTCGATAAACACGGTTTTTCATTCAAAAAAAGCTTGGGGCAAAACTTTTTGATTGACCCTAATATTTTACGTAATATTGTTTCACATGCGGGATTATCGGAGAAGACGGGTGTCATTGAAATCGGACCAGGTATTGGTGCATTGACGGAGCACATTGCTCGAAGTGCCGGGAAGGTCGTTGCCTTTGAAATTGATGGTCGCCTGCTACCTGTGCTGGAAGACACGCTATCGCCTTACGACAACGTCACAATCATTCACCAAGATATATTAGAGGCGGATCTAGCGCAAGTGATGGTGGATTATTTTGCAGATTACGATGATGTAGTTGTCGTTGCGAACTTGCCGTATTACGTGACGACACCCATTATCATGAAATTTTTACTCGGCAAGGTGCCCGTGTCTGGCATGGTGATTATGATGCAAAAAGAAGTTGCAGACCGTATTACAGCTTCGCCAGGAACGAAGGCGTACGGTTCGTTGTCTATTGCCATTCAATATTATATGGATGCAGAAGTTGCGATGATTGTGCCAAAAACGGTATTCATGCCCCAACCAAATGTTGAATCAGCTGTGCTGCGTCTGACAAGAAAAGAAACGGCTCCCGCTGAAGTCATCGACGAAGACTTCTTATTCGAGGTGTCTAGAGGATCATTTATTCAACGCAGAAAGACCATTTTTAATAATTTGCAATCTTCGTTGCCAAATGGAAAGGCAAAAAAAGATCAAATTTTACATGCCTTTGAAAAAATCGGTATGGATCCAGGTAGACGTGGAGAAACATTGACAATTGAAGAGTTTGCCAACTTGTCAAATGCGTTATACGGAGAATTTTTTACCGCAAGAAAAAAGGGATAATCCGAATTTATTCATTTTAAATCCATATTTTTATAAAAAAAGATTGACAAAGATCATATAGCATTGATAAAATATAGTTTTCAATTGACAGAACCTTTTAAAAGTGTTATGCTTATGTTTAGTGAGGTGTAAGTGACATGCCAAAAACATTAGCGGACATTAAGAAGTCATTGGATTCTCATCTGGGGAAACGTTTGCATGTAAGAGCAAACGGTGGCCGGAAGAAGACAATTGAAAGAGCTGGCGTACTGCGTGAAACATATCGGGCAGTATTCGTAGTTGAACTTGATCAGGACGAAAATGCATTTGAACGGGTATCTTACAGCTACGCAGATATTTTGACTGAAGCAGTTGAAATAACGATTCTGGATGGTGCGGATTCTACTGCGTTAATCTTTAAATAATCACAGCAATTATGATTTCGATCATTTTAAAAACATCTCTGTTGGCATTCTTAAAAGGAATGGCCGACAGGGGTGTTTTTTCTTTTGTTTAGCTCATACTATGCATGTCAGCCAAAAGGAGGAAACCGAATGGCAAAAAAACATGGAATCATGTCTGAGCGCTTGAAAGAAGAAATTGCGAAAGAGCTTGGGTTTTATGATGTTGTGGAGCGAGAAGGTTGGGGTGGCATTAAGTCGCGAGACGCTGGTAATATGGTGAAACGTGCAATTGAAATGGCCGAACGAGGAGTAGCGCAAGGAAAAAATCCGCTATGAATGACCCTGTATCCCACTGATAGCTGACAAAAGGAGGGTTGCACTTGTTGTCATTAGACATCCGGTGCAACCCTCTTTAAATGTATCGCAATTTTCCTTCGTTTATTCTGCATAAATTCACAGCGCAAACAATTCGCCCTATGGTAAAATGGGGAACAAGGATTAGCTGGAATGGAGGTGGCTAGATGTTATACGAGAAGGCGCCAGCAAAAATTAATTTGACACTGGATGTATTACATAAGCGGCCAGATGGCTTTCATGAAGTAGAAATGATTATGACAACGGTCGATCTGGCGGACAGGGTTTGGCTCCGTCCTATGAATGATGGAAAAATTACGATCAAAGCCTCTGAACGATTTGTGCCGAATGATCGAAAAAATTTAGCGTATCAGGCGGCTGAGCTTTTGCAAAAGCGGTATGGTATTACGGAAGGTGTGGAAATCACGCTTGAAAAAAGTATCCCTGTTGCAGCAGGGCTTGCAGGTGGTAGCTCGGATGCAGCGGCTACATTGCGCGGGTTGAACAGGCTATGGAATTTACAAATAGGGGCGGACGAGCTTGCTGCATTCGGAGCAAAAATCGGTTCGGATGTTTCTTTTTGTGTCCATGGCGGTACCGCACTTGCGACAGGACGCGGGGAGAAAATTAAACATTTACCAGTACCTCCGAATTGTTGGGTGATTCTGGCGAAGCCTGCGATATCGGTGTCAACGGGTGATATTTATGGCAATCTGGATCTATCTGCTGTGACACATCCGAATACAGCCGAAATGGTTAAGGCACTAGAAGCGGGTGACTATGAGGCGATGTGTAAGTCTGTTGGCAATGTATTAGAGCCTGTGACGATGGATTTGCATCCACAAGTTGTTGTACTGAAGGAACAGATGCAAAAATTTGGAGCCGATGCTGTGTTAATGAGCGGAAGCGGCCCTACGGTTTTTGGTTTGGTGAAGCATGAATCGAGAGTACCGCGGATTTATAATGGATTGAAGGGGTTTTGCCCAGAGGTCTATGCGGTTCGAATGATTGGTGAACGTAATTTTCTTGATTAAACCCGGACGATTGTGTTAATGTACGAGTAAACATTCGGGTTTAGGAGATGGTACCATGAAGTGGAAAAGGAGCGAGCGGCTTGTCGATATGACCCGCCATCTGTTGGAAAATCCACATGAACTTATACCACTGACCTTCTTTGCCGAACGGTACAAAGCGGCGAAATCCTCCATTAGCGAGGATTTGACGATTGTAAAAGAAACGTTTGAAGAGAATGGGACAGGGAAGTTAGTAACGGTGTCGGGAGCAGCTGGAGGCGTGAAATTCATTCCAAAAACGACGGAATCGGATGTACGTGATGTGATGGCTCTTCTTATGAGAGAGCTAGGACATTCAGATCGGCTATTGCCAGGTGGCTATTTGTTCATGACAGATCTGCTTGGAAATCCACGCTTCATGGACCGTGTTGGTAAAGTATTTGCTTCTGCATTTGCAGAAACGGAGATTGATGTCATTATGACAGTGGCGACGAAAGGGATTCCAATTGCACATGCGATTGCCCGTCACCTCAATGTTCCGGTCGTTGTTGTGCGCCGTGATAGTAAGGTAACAGAAGGCTCAACAGTTAGCATTAATTATGTATCTGGTTCGACACGACGCATTCAAACAATGGTATTATCGAAGAGAAGCATGCAGAGTGGACAGAAAGTGCTCATTACCGATGACTTCATGAAAGCGGGCGGCACGATGGCAGGGATGAAAAACTTGCTGGAAGAGTTCGGTTGCGAGCTTGCAGGGGTTGCGGTATTAGTAGAGGCTGTCCATCCAGAAGAAGTGCTTGTCGATCATTATCTGTCTCTTGTGAAGTTGCATGCGGTAGATGAAAAGGATCGAACGATTGAGTTGGAAGAAGGAAATTATTTCGCGGAAGGTGGAAAATGATATGAACTACGTAGCGACAGAAAATGCACCAAAGGCAATTGGACCTTATGCACAAGCAGTGAGCGTGAACGGACTTATCTATACATCAGGCCAAATTCCCTTAACACCAGAAGGTCTTCTTGTCGAAGGAACAATCGAAGAACAGACACACCAAGTGTTTGCCAATTTGAAAGCAGTTCTTGCAGAAGCGGGCTCTTCGTTGGATCAAGTTGTGAAAGCAACCGTTTTCATTAAAGATATGAATGAGTTTGTGGCGTTAAACGATGTCTACGCACAGCATTTTGGCACGCATACACCAGCACGTTCAACGGTGGAAGTGGCTAGATTGCCGAAAGATGTAAAAGTTGAAATTGAAGTCATTGCGTTAGCGAATAAATGAGCTGTGCCCGCC from Sporosarcina sp. FSL K6-1522 includes the following:
- the rnmV gene encoding ribonuclease M5, which encodes MNIKEIIVVEGKSDTIAVRRATGADTIETNGSAIDDKTLERIQHAQETRGVIVFTDPDYPGRRIRAIIEERIPEVKHAFLKKSQTIAKNGQGLGIEHAKDEDIREALQSVYTVDTLSVVEIPLADLMMARLIGHPDAKRRRERLSELLQIGQVNGKGLKKRLEMFRISHQQLGDVLKVLDEEEN
- the rsmA gene encoding 16S rRNA (adenine(1518)-N(6)/adenine(1519)-N(6))-dimethyltransferase RsmA, encoding MNKDIATPVRTKEILDKHGFSFKKSLGQNFLIDPNILRNIVSHAGLSEKTGVIEIGPGIGALTEHIARSAGKVVAFEIDGRLLPVLEDTLSPYDNVTIIHQDILEADLAQVMVDYFADYDDVVVVANLPYYVTTPIIMKFLLGKVPVSGMVIMMQKEVADRITASPGTKAYGSLSIAIQYYMDAEVAMIVPKTVFMPQPNVESAVLRLTRKETAPAEVIDEDFLFEVSRGSFIQRRKTIFNNLQSSLPNGKAKKDQILHAFEKIGMDPGRRGETLTIEEFANLSNALYGEFFTARKKG
- a CDS encoding Veg family protein, with product MPKTLADIKKSLDSHLGKRLHVRANGGRKKTIERAGVLRETYRAVFVVELDQDENAFERVSYSYADILTEAVEITILDGADSTALIFK
- a CDS encoding RidA family protein, with the translated sequence MNYVATENAPKAIGPYAQAVSVNGLIYTSGQIPLTPEGLLVEGTIEEQTHQVFANLKAVLAEAGSSLDQVVKATVFIKDMNEFVALNDVYAQHFGTHTPARSTVEVARLPKDVKVEIEVIALANK
- a CDS encoding ubiquitin-like domain-containing protein, which encodes MSKSTMENLFFKSLRSKQIAVTVLALTLFVTIMSLVLYEGTKKSVALNVNGEELNIKTHAHTVGNLLAEQEIEVAEHDLVTPSVNTPIEDGLSVRWEQSKQVAITVDQENTSIWTTERTVSDVLAQAGIEVTEHDEVVPGLQQQLGEDNSIAVQKAFELTLDDGGNETKVWSTSTTVADFLKRENILLDDDDRLEGQMADVVMPNSVIKVVRVEKVTDVVEEPANFTVETRNDPALLKGREKVVQEGKKGTVSRKFEIVKENGTEVSRTLLEEKTITEPQKKIVSVGSKVVVASNNSTNVSVSRDNSSAPAGGKEFYVTATAYTAYCNGCSGITAAGIDIRSNPNIKVIAVDPKVIPLGSKVWVEGYGYAIAGDTGGAIKGMKIDLLYPTKEAAYKFGRRQVKIKVIN
- a CDS encoding TatD family hydrolase, producing MYIDTHVHLNADQYEADVAEVIERALEAGVEKMVVVGFDRKTINKAMELTEQYPFIYAVVGWHPVDAIDCTEEDLNWIESLAAHPKVVGIGETGLDYYWDKSPKDVQQQLFRKQIRLAQKVGLPIIIHNRDATADVVRILQEEQAEKTGGIMHCFGGSVETAKECIRMDFSISLGGPVTFKNAKTPKEVATEISLDHLLIETDAPYLAPHPYRGKRNEPALVTLVAEEIARLKGLSVEEVAARTSENALKRFNIHE
- the purR gene encoding pur operon repressor produces the protein MKWKRSERLVDMTRHLLENPHELIPLTFFAERYKAAKSSISEDLTIVKETFEENGTGKLVTVSGAAGGVKFIPKTTESDVRDVMALLMRELGHSDRLLPGGYLFMTDLLGNPRFMDRVGKVFASAFAETEIDVIMTVATKGIPIAHAIARHLNVPVVVVRRDSKVTEGSTVSINYVSGSTRRIQTMVLSKRSMQSGQKVLITDDFMKAGGTMAGMKNLLEEFGCELAGVAVLVEAVHPEEVLVDHYLSLVKLHAVDEKDRTIELEEGNYFAEGGK
- the ispE gene encoding 4-(cytidine 5'-diphospho)-2-C-methyl-D-erythritol kinase — protein: MLYEKAPAKINLTLDVLHKRPDGFHEVEMIMTTVDLADRVWLRPMNDGKITIKASERFVPNDRKNLAYQAAELLQKRYGITEGVEITLEKSIPVAAGLAGGSSDAAATLRGLNRLWNLQIGADELAAFGAKIGSDVSFCVHGGTALATGRGEKIKHLPVPPNCWVILAKPAISVSTGDIYGNLDLSAVTHPNTAEMVKALEAGDYEAMCKSVGNVLEPVTMDLHPQVVVLKEQMQKFGADAVLMSGSGPTVFGLVKHESRVPRIYNGLKGFCPEVYAVRMIGERNFLD
- a CDS encoding small, acid-soluble spore protein, alpha/beta type, giving the protein MAKKHGIMSERLKEEIAKELGFYDVVEREGWGGIKSRDAGNMVKRAIEMAERGVAQGKNPL
- the metG gene encoding methionine--tRNA ligase; translation: MPDQKKTFYITTPIYYPSGKFHIGTAYTTVASDAMARYKRLRGYDVRFLTGMDEHGQKIQEKAQEAGLPPKEYVDGIAEVAKKVWSLMDITYDDFIQTTEERHKATVEKIFKTFLDNGDIYKGEYEGWYCVPCETYYTEGQLENGNCPDCGRSVKKVKEESYFFNMKKYADRLLKYYEDHPKFIEPESRKNEMINNFIKPGLEDLSVSRMSFDWGIKVPGDPKHVIYVWVDALTNYITTLGYQSNDDSLFNKYWPADVQVVGKDIVRFHTIYWPIFLMALDLPLPKKVFAHGFIMMKDGKMSKSKGNVVYPEMLVERYGLDATRYFLLRELPFGQDGVFSPESFIERTNYDLANDLGNLLNRTVSMINKYFDGNIPTEGLVATEFDASLTDFITETVNKYETSMENMQFSIVLSELWALVSRTNKYIDETSPWVLAKEEADRGKLASVMAHLASSLRHIAVLLQPFMTKSPKEIVSQLGLDESTLAWETLGQFDVIPAGTKVVEKGVPIFPRLDPDVEIVYIRDQMSITAPAQNEPVAQQPEEKTEEAPELSIDEFMKVDLRVATVIACEKMPKADKLLKLQLDLGYEKRQVVSGIAEHYEPASLIGEKVIVVANLKPVKLRGELSQGMILAGKSNGVLKLASVDATLENGAQVK